The proteins below come from a single Arthrobacter sp. B1I2 genomic window:
- the ribA gene encoding GTP cyclohydrolase II, which yields MTAAAGSDDSHQNGHRKHHAVSAEAPHPVSAGPVVQLPTAFGEFVAQAWTDLVTGVEHLAVSSPNAPSDGKAPLVRLHSECLTGDVFGSYRCDCGEQLAYALELIRDNGGTLLYLRGQEGRGIGLANKIKAYALQEAGFDTVEANEQLGLPVDARCYKAAAQILAEMGLHEVRLLSNNPDKQNRLARAGVKVVEMVPTEVPSREQNIRYLRTKKDRMEHRLLLDTQVAPVPVPAPEIPFDHEQD from the coding sequence ATGACGGCAGCGGCAGGCAGCGACGACAGCCACCAGAACGGCCATCGGAAGCACCATGCGGTGTCCGCCGAGGCGCCCCATCCCGTCAGCGCAGGTCCCGTCGTGCAGCTGCCCACCGCCTTCGGCGAGTTCGTGGCGCAGGCATGGACGGACCTGGTGACCGGTGTGGAACACCTGGCCGTCAGTTCCCCCAACGCCCCCAGTGACGGTAAAGCCCCCCTGGTGCGGCTGCACTCCGAATGCCTCACCGGAGATGTCTTCGGTTCCTACCGCTGTGACTGTGGCGAACAGCTTGCCTACGCGCTGGAACTGATCCGGGACAACGGCGGCACCCTGCTCTACCTGCGCGGCCAGGAGGGCCGCGGGATCGGCCTTGCCAACAAGATCAAGGCCTACGCCCTGCAGGAAGCAGGCTTCGACACCGTGGAAGCCAACGAGCAGCTCGGCCTGCCCGTCGACGCCCGGTGCTACAAGGCTGCGGCACAAATCCTCGCCGAAATGGGCCTGCACGAAGTGCGGCTGCTGAGCAACAACCCGGATAAGCAGAACCGGCTGGCCAGGGCAGGAGTAAAGGTCGTGGAGATGGTCCCCACCGAGGTCCCGTCCCGCGAACAGAACATCCGGTACCTCCGCACCAAAAAGGACCGGATGGAACACCGGCTGCTCCTGGACACCCAGGTGGCTCCGGTACCCGTCCCAGCCCCCGAAATACCTTTCGACCACGAACAAGACTGA
- the ribB gene encoding 3,4-dihydroxy-2-butanone-4-phosphate synthase: MNAAVRLEPAVAAGPATSEPGSPGRPAAPAARGLDSIEDAVRAMAAGRPVLVVDNEDRENEGDIIFAAQHATPALMGWTIRYSSGVICVPLTGDRADALALPPMTAINEDAKSTAYTVSCDAAIGVSTGISATDRALTARVLADPQAGPASVTRPGHIFPLRAVDGGVRERQGHTEAAVDLCRLAGLEPVGVIAEVVYDDGEMMRLDGLRSFAAEHGCPLISIEDLVAYLEAGAGGALREDVRVTPGEEKEKR, translated from the coding sequence GTGAACGCCGCGGTACGCCTGGAACCGGCCGTTGCCGCTGGTCCCGCCACCAGCGAGCCTGGATCACCTGGACGCCCGGCCGCACCTGCTGCCAGGGGACTGGACTCCATCGAGGACGCAGTGCGTGCCATGGCCGCAGGCCGCCCCGTGCTCGTCGTCGACAATGAGGACCGCGAAAACGAAGGCGACATCATCTTCGCCGCCCAGCATGCCACGCCGGCCCTGATGGGCTGGACCATCCGGTACAGCTCCGGCGTGATCTGCGTGCCGCTGACCGGAGACCGTGCCGACGCCTTGGCGCTGCCTCCCATGACGGCCATCAACGAGGACGCCAAAAGCACGGCGTACACCGTGTCCTGCGACGCCGCCATCGGGGTCAGCACGGGAATCTCCGCCACGGACCGGGCCTTGACCGCCCGCGTACTGGCGGACCCTCAGGCCGGTCCTGCCTCCGTGACCCGCCCGGGGCATATTTTCCCGCTCCGTGCAGTTGACGGTGGTGTGCGGGAACGCCAGGGCCACACCGAGGCCGCGGTGGACCTGTGCCGCCTTGCGGGCCTGGAGCCCGTGGGAGTGATCGCGGAAGTGGTGTACGACGACGGCGAAATGATGCGCCTGGACGGGCTCCGTTCGTTCGCGGCGGAACATGGATGCCCCCTGATCTCCATTGAGGACCTGGTGGCGTATCTTGAAGCCGGGGCCGGGGGAGCCCTGCGTGAGGATGTCCGGGTAACCCCGGGCGAAGAGAAGGAGAAACGATGA
- a CDS encoding riboflavin synthase, with protein MFTGIIAEQGQVLSVERDGNTSATVRLHAPASTDGLALGGSIAVNGVCLTATAIDGKEFSVDVMGETLVRSTIGELVAGDSVNLERCVPAGGRLDGHVVQGHVDGVGVLLEREPQGNWERLRFGVPTNLARYIAEKGSIAIDGVSLTVTAVSPAPEPEPWFEVGLIPTTLAETGLGTRTTGSRVNLEVDVLAKYTERLLAFRDAGAAAGTGEAAVAGGAR; from the coding sequence ATGTTCACCGGAATTATTGCCGAGCAGGGGCAGGTGCTGTCCGTAGAGCGCGACGGGAACACCAGCGCCACAGTCCGGCTGCACGCCCCCGCCTCCACCGATGGCCTTGCACTCGGCGGCTCCATCGCCGTGAACGGGGTCTGCCTCACGGCAACCGCAATCGACGGCAAAGAGTTCAGCGTGGACGTCATGGGGGAAACCCTTGTCCGCAGCACCATCGGCGAACTCGTTGCCGGGGATTCGGTCAACCTGGAGCGCTGTGTTCCCGCAGGCGGCCGCCTCGACGGGCACGTGGTGCAAGGCCATGTGGATGGTGTGGGAGTCCTGCTGGAACGGGAACCCCAGGGCAACTGGGAGCGGCTGCGCTTCGGCGTTCCCACCAACCTGGCCCGGTACATTGCCGAGAAGGGCTCCATCGCCATCGACGGCGTCTCCCTCACGGTGACGGCTGTCAGCCCGGCCCCCGAGCCGGAACCCTGGTTCGAAGTAGGGCTGATCCCCACCACCCTGGCCGAAACCGGCCTGGGCACCAGGACCACCGGCAGCCGCGTGAACCTGGAGGTCGATGTCCTGGCCAAGTACACCGAACGGCTGCTTGCCTTCCGCGACGCCGGCGCAGCAGCCGGCACCGGCGAAGCCGCGGTTGCCGGAGGTGCCCGGTGA
- the ribD gene encoding bifunctional diaminohydroxyphosphoribosylaminopyrimidine deaminase/5-amino-6-(5-phosphoribosylamino)uracil reductase RibD, with amino-acid sequence MTGAVELHPAAGVVTAFSADETRAMEHALQAALQGPRGANPLVGAVVVSPDGRQLVTGYHRGAGTAHAEADAIAQAAAVGLDLSGCTMVVTLEPCNHVGRTGPCAEAIIAAGITDVVYAVDDPHDPAAGGAATLRTAGVRVRSGLGADEALDLNRQWFEAVAEKRPFVTLHIAQTLDARIAAEDGTSQWISSPESLADNHGIRSRIDAILVGTQTVLVDNPRLTAREPSGGTAPKQPVRAVMGLRGIPDGAAILGDDGLAVHLPTRDPREALTMLYKAGTRHVMVEGGSRILSSFLTAGLVDELIVYLAPTLLGSGTPALNGLGITSLPDAQQWEWDAADGGAVRTLGRDLRLHLRPQRKVALDHPPTRGTAEQAQGGY; translated from the coding sequence ATGACGGGCGCCGTGGAACTGCATCCCGCCGCCGGGGTGGTCACCGCCTTCAGCGCAGACGAAACCCGCGCCATGGAGCACGCCTTGCAGGCGGCCCTCCAGGGTCCGCGCGGTGCGAACCCCCTGGTGGGCGCCGTTGTCGTCAGTCCTGACGGCCGCCAGCTCGTCACCGGCTACCACCGCGGTGCCGGCACGGCACACGCCGAGGCGGACGCAATTGCCCAGGCAGCCGCCGTCGGCCTGGACCTATCCGGCTGCACCATGGTGGTCACGCTGGAACCCTGCAACCACGTGGGCCGCACCGGCCCGTGCGCGGAAGCGATCATCGCAGCCGGGATCACGGACGTGGTGTACGCGGTCGACGACCCCCACGACCCCGCTGCCGGGGGCGCTGCAACACTGCGCACGGCCGGCGTGCGGGTCCGCAGCGGCCTCGGCGCCGACGAAGCCCTTGACCTGAACCGCCAATGGTTTGAGGCAGTAGCCGAGAAACGCCCGTTCGTCACCCTCCACATCGCGCAGACCCTGGACGCCCGCATAGCTGCCGAGGACGGCACCAGCCAGTGGATTTCCAGCCCTGAGTCGCTGGCGGACAACCACGGCATCCGCAGCCGTATCGACGCCATCCTGGTGGGCACCCAGACCGTGCTGGTGGACAACCCCCGCCTGACCGCCCGGGAACCCTCCGGCGGTACTGCACCCAAACAGCCGGTACGGGCCGTCATGGGACTCCGCGGGATTCCGGACGGAGCCGCGATCCTTGGCGATGACGGACTGGCCGTCCACCTTCCCACCCGCGACCCCCGGGAAGCGTTGACCATGCTGTACAAAGCCGGCACCCGGCACGTCATGGTTGAAGGCGGCTCAAGGATCCTCAGTTCCTTCCTCACGGCGGGCCTGGTTGATGAACTCATCGTGTACCTGGCCCCCACGCTGCTGGGATCCGGCACCCCCGCCCTGAACGGGCTGGGCATCACGAGCCTCCCGGACGCCCAGCAATGGGAATGGGACGCGGCCGACGGCGGCGCCGTCCGAACGCTCGGCCGGGACCTCAGGCTTCACCTCAGACCGCAACGAAAAGTTGCACTCGACCACCCACCAACCCGCGGTACCGCGGAGCAAGCCCAGGGAGGCTACTGA
- the rpe gene encoding ribulose-phosphate 3-epimerase, with protein MTQCCINPSILSADFVNLEAELQRISNADAVHVDVMDNHFVPNLTLGLPVVQRIQAVSPVPLDAHLMIADADRWAPGFADAGLASVTFHAEASIAPIKLARELRSRGSKAGMALRPATPVEPYLDMLPELDMLLIMTVEPGFGGQAFLDLTLPKIRRARAAVEGSGLGVAIQVDGGITEETIARAAEAGANVFVAGSAVYGADDPAAAIDLLRSKGSRTLRAATE; from the coding sequence GTGACGCAATGCTGCATCAACCCGAGCATCCTCTCCGCCGATTTCGTCAACCTTGAGGCCGAACTGCAGCGGATCAGCAATGCCGACGCCGTGCACGTGGACGTCATGGACAACCACTTCGTGCCCAACCTGACCCTCGGGCTGCCGGTGGTGCAGCGGATCCAGGCCGTCAGCCCGGTTCCGCTCGACGCCCACCTGATGATTGCCGACGCAGACCGCTGGGCGCCGGGGTTCGCCGATGCCGGCCTGGCATCGGTCACCTTCCACGCCGAGGCATCCATTGCGCCCATCAAGCTGGCGCGGGAACTGCGCAGCAGGGGATCCAAAGCGGGCATGGCCCTCCGGCCCGCCACCCCCGTGGAACCGTACCTGGACATGCTGCCGGAACTGGACATGCTGCTCATCATGACGGTGGAACCGGGCTTCGGTGGCCAGGCGTTCCTGGACCTCACCCTGCCGAAAATCCGCCGGGCCCGCGCCGCCGTGGAAGGTTCCGGACTGGGAGTGGCCATCCAGGTGGATGGCGGGATCACCGAAGAAACCATCGCCCGTGCCGCTGAAGCCGGCGCCAATGTCTTTGTTGCCGGTTCAGCCGTCTATGGCGCCGACGATCCTGCCGCAGCCATCGACCTGCTGCGCAGCAAGGGCAGCCGGACATTACGCGCGGCGACGGAATAA
- a CDS encoding RsmB/NOP family class I SAM-dependent RNA methyltransferase: MSGSGGNTGGRNTGGAGSAGGRGSTGKSGQGGSGGAAGGRGGSGSPGAGRRDAKGRERNRGPQRSFTGQAPSQRTRRADPARLVAFEVLRAVAEEDAYANLVLPARIRHHRLDRRDAGFATELSYGALRSQGTYDAILARCVDRPLAKLDPAILDALRIGAHQLLAMRVPAHAALDQTVGLARAVIGAGPSALINAVLRKVNAHPLEEWLDLLVDGETDETRIASLRYAHPEWIVRAMRQSLVAHGRPAAEINELLEADNAAPVVNLVALPGLGSLDEALENGAAPGELVEGSALSSGGDLGRLASVRAGTTRVQDVGSQLVARALAAVDLGQAVGGSGYGAGTEIPASAGAGTGADGAAYAADAEAWLDLCAGPGGKAALLGALAHQRGATLLANEPAPHRAKLVSQALSAIPHGSWQVRTGDGREVGAEQPEQYTRVLVDVPCTGLGALRRRPESRWRRSPKDITDLGPLQRELLASALAAVRPGGVVAYVTCSPHPAETTAVVADVLRKRTDLELLDAGAALDAVSLTGNLGAGHELTAQLWPHIHHTDAMFLALIRKKA, from the coding sequence ATGAGCGGGTCCGGCGGCAATACAGGTGGACGGAATACAGGCGGAGCGGGAAGCGCCGGCGGGCGCGGCAGCACCGGGAAAAGCGGACAGGGCGGCAGCGGCGGAGCTGCCGGCGGCCGCGGCGGGAGTGGATCCCCTGGGGCCGGCAGGCGGGACGCCAAGGGGCGGGAACGCAACCGCGGGCCGCAGCGGAGCTTTACCGGGCAGGCGCCGTCGCAGCGGACCAGGCGCGCCGATCCCGCCCGCCTGGTTGCCTTCGAAGTGCTTCGCGCCGTGGCCGAGGAGGATGCCTACGCCAACCTGGTGCTGCCCGCACGGATCCGGCACCACCGCCTGGACAGGCGGGATGCCGGCTTCGCCACTGAACTCAGCTACGGCGCCCTGCGCAGCCAGGGCACCTACGACGCCATCCTCGCCCGGTGCGTGGACCGGCCTCTGGCGAAGCTTGACCCGGCCATCCTCGACGCCCTCCGCATCGGTGCCCACCAGCTGTTGGCCATGCGGGTCCCGGCCCACGCCGCACTGGACCAGACCGTGGGGCTCGCCCGTGCCGTCATCGGAGCGGGCCCTTCGGCACTGATCAATGCCGTCCTCCGCAAGGTCAACGCCCACCCCCTTGAAGAATGGCTGGACCTGCTGGTGGACGGCGAAACCGACGAGACCAGGATCGCCTCGCTCAGGTACGCCCACCCGGAGTGGATTGTCCGGGCCATGCGCCAGTCGCTTGTGGCGCACGGCCGGCCCGCGGCAGAGATCAACGAACTGCTGGAAGCGGACAACGCCGCCCCGGTGGTCAATCTCGTGGCCCTGCCGGGGCTGGGCAGCCTGGACGAGGCGCTGGAAAACGGTGCCGCCCCCGGGGAACTGGTGGAAGGCTCCGCACTCTCCAGCGGTGGCGACCTGGGCCGCCTGGCGTCCGTGCGCGCGGGCACCACGCGGGTGCAGGATGTGGGCTCCCAGCTGGTGGCCAGGGCCTTGGCCGCGGTGGACCTCGGCCAGGCAGTGGGCGGTTCCGGCTACGGTGCCGGCACGGAAATTCCGGCATCGGCCGGTGCCGGCACGGGCGCTGACGGTGCAGCGTATGCTGCTGACGCTGAAGCGTGGCTCGATCTCTGCGCGGGCCCCGGGGGGAAAGCCGCGCTCCTTGGCGCGCTGGCGCACCAGCGCGGCGCCACGCTTCTTGCGAACGAGCCTGCCCCGCACCGTGCAAAGCTGGTCAGCCAGGCATTGTCCGCCATACCGCACGGCAGTTGGCAGGTCCGGACCGGGGACGGCCGCGAAGTGGGGGCCGAACAGCCGGAACAGTACACCCGCGTACTGGTGGACGTTCCCTGCACCGGCCTGGGAGCTCTTCGCCGCAGGCCGGAGTCCCGGTGGCGGCGCTCGCCCAAGGACATCACGGACCTGGGCCCGCTGCAGCGGGAACTGCTGGCCTCCGCCCTGGCGGCGGTTCGGCCCGGGGGAGTGGTGGCCTATGTGACCTGCTCCCCGCATCCGGCAGAAACCACGGCAGTTGTGGCTGATGTCCTCCGGAAGCGCACCGACCTGGAACTCCTTGACGCCGGGGCGGCCCTAGACGCAGTCAGCCTTACCGGAAACCTCGGTGCGGGCCATGAGCTGACCGCCCAGCTTTGGCCGCACATCCACCACACCGATGCCATGTTCCTGGCCCTGATCAGGAAGAAAGCCTGA
- the fmt gene encoding methionyl-tRNA formyltransferase, with amino-acid sequence MRVLFAGTPAVAVPSLDALVGAGFDVVAVLTRPDAPIGRKRVLTPSPVAQRAAELGIDVIRAARVDDAAIAGISAVQPDVAAIVAYGGLVPPAALGIPRHGWVNLHFSLLPAWRGAAPVQRSVMAGDDVTGAVTFRLEEGLDTGPVYGTLTEAVRPQDTAGDLLERLSRSGAVLLAQTLSAIDAGKASPQPQVGEVSLAPKLTLQDGRLNWAHPALAISRQARGVTPEPGAWTLLDGQRVKLEPVRLRPDIPGLAPGSLALQGKAVLVGTGSHAVELTRIQPAGKKMMAAADWARGMASLESVVFE; translated from the coding sequence GTGAGGGTCCTTTTCGCGGGAACACCCGCCGTCGCTGTGCCCTCCCTGGACGCCCTCGTTGGTGCCGGCTTCGACGTCGTGGCGGTCCTGACCCGTCCCGATGCTCCGATAGGCCGGAAACGCGTGCTGACGCCGTCGCCCGTTGCGCAACGGGCCGCGGAACTGGGTATTGATGTCATCCGTGCCGCACGCGTCGACGATGCCGCCATTGCCGGCATCTCCGCCGTGCAGCCGGACGTCGCCGCCATCGTTGCCTACGGCGGGCTGGTTCCCCCTGCCGCCTTGGGCATCCCCCGGCACGGCTGGGTCAACCTGCATTTCTCCCTGCTGCCCGCCTGGCGCGGGGCGGCGCCCGTCCAGCGGTCCGTCATGGCCGGAGACGACGTCACCGGTGCCGTTACTTTCCGGCTCGAGGAAGGCCTCGACACCGGTCCCGTCTACGGCACCCTGACCGAAGCCGTCAGGCCCCAGGACACCGCAGGAGACCTGCTTGAGCGGCTGTCCCGCAGCGGCGCGGTCCTGCTGGCCCAGACGCTCTCAGCCATCGACGCCGGAAAAGCGTCGCCGCAGCCGCAGGTTGGCGAGGTTTCGCTCGCCCCGAAACTGACCTTGCAGGACGGCCGCCTTAACTGGGCACATCCGGCCCTTGCCATCAGCAGGCAGGCACGCGGCGTCACCCCTGAACCCGGCGCCTGGACCCTGCTGGACGGGCAGCGGGTCAAGCTCGAGCCGGTCCGGCTCCGGCCGGATATTCCAGGACTTGCCCCGGGCTCTTTGGCATTGCAGGGGAAAGCCGTGCTGGTGGGAACAGGTTCGCACGCCGTGGAACTCACCCGGATCCAGCCGGCAGGGAAAAAGATGATGGCTGCAGCCGACTGGGCACGTGGCATGGCTTCACTGGAGAGTGTGGTGTTCGAATGA
- the def gene encoding peptide deformylase, which produces MAILNIRIIGDPVLRTVADPVTEFGPELAKLVADMTETMEDVDGAGLAAPQIGISKRVFTYRIDGVEGHIINPVLENSADYQPDQVEGCLSIPGLGFPVRRFRATRVTGVDMHGNPVSVEGEGMLARCFQHENDHLDGILYTDRLEGEDRKAALRSIRNANYDAVTERTTAKRAKSVGSSFGGASFGGTSTPGSSFGAAG; this is translated from the coding sequence ATGGCTATTCTGAATATCCGCATCATTGGGGATCCTGTGCTGCGCACAGTTGCCGATCCCGTGACGGAATTCGGACCCGAGCTTGCCAAACTGGTCGCCGACATGACCGAAACCATGGAGGACGTGGACGGCGCCGGTCTTGCCGCTCCGCAGATCGGCATCAGCAAGCGTGTTTTCACCTATCGCATCGACGGCGTTGAAGGGCACATCATCAACCCGGTCCTGGAAAACAGCGCGGACTACCAGCCGGACCAGGTGGAAGGCTGCCTGTCCATTCCGGGCCTCGGTTTCCCCGTGCGCCGTTTCCGCGCCACCCGGGTCACCGGCGTGGACATGCACGGCAACCCGGTGTCCGTCGAGGGCGAGGGGATGCTGGCGCGCTGCTTCCAGCATGAAAATGACCACCTGGACGGCATCCTCTATACCGATCGACTTGAGGGGGAGGACCGGAAGGCCGCGCTGCGGTCCATCCGCAACGCCAATTACGACGCCGTGACCGAGCGCACCACAGCCAAGCGCGCCAAGAGTGTCGGGTCGAGTTTTGGCGGGGCCAGCTTTGGCGGAACCAGCACCCCCGGCTCCAGTTTCGGCGCAGCCGGGTGA
- a CDS encoding cytochrome, producing the protein MTDPLLAHATDYGRMYARSTSEQFSVPSITTVISQQPHGLDGWFGYMGASSLAKDPLLSDCLGSPAKIKQAINRAAKAAETYRDDAARRGDRVHNYCEQVALRALGRPHGMKEAREALAANGEEAFAVRFDEWWELYRVEPIAPEITVWNNSVGYAGTLDLVARINGRICLIDYKTKGTTRDGQVKPLDDKVVMQLVAGMKAEESLVDPEAGTWEPWKYGENPVLLAVAIGETEVRPVRANPEVLKHHWWKFCALRRVWELNADTISAGTALLPIAPPPLAQARTA; encoded by the coding sequence ATGACTGATCCGCTTCTCGCCCACGCTACCGACTACGGCCGGATGTACGCACGGTCAACGTCTGAGCAGTTTTCGGTACCTTCCATCACCACCGTCATCAGCCAGCAGCCGCACGGCCTTGACGGCTGGTTCGGCTACATGGGTGCCAGCAGCCTTGCGAAGGATCCACTGCTCTCGGACTGCCTGGGGAGCCCTGCCAAGATCAAGCAGGCCATCAACCGCGCGGCCAAGGCTGCCGAAACCTATCGGGACGATGCCGCCAGGCGCGGGGACCGCGTCCACAACTACTGCGAGCAGGTGGCACTCCGCGCGCTGGGCCGCCCCCACGGCATGAAGGAAGCCCGGGAGGCGTTGGCCGCGAACGGTGAGGAGGCCTTCGCCGTCCGGTTCGACGAGTGGTGGGAGCTGTACCGGGTGGAACCCATTGCCCCGGAAATCACGGTCTGGAACAACTCGGTGGGATACGCGGGGACCCTTGACCTCGTGGCCCGGATCAACGGACGTATTTGCCTGATCGATTACAAGACCAAGGGCACAACCCGGGACGGGCAGGTCAAACCGCTGGATGACAAAGTGGTGATGCAGCTGGTGGCCGGCATGAAGGCGGAGGAAAGCCTGGTTGATCCGGAGGCTGGAACCTGGGAGCCCTGGAAGTATGGCGAAAACCCGGTCCTGCTGGCCGTCGCGATCGGCGAGACCGAGGTCCGGCCCGTGCGCGCCAACCCCGAGGTCCTCAAGCACCACTGGTGGAAGTTCTGCGCCCTGCGCCGGGTCTGGGAACTGAACGCGGACACCATCAGCGCAGGCACCGCGCTGCTGCCCATCGCGCCCCCGCCGCTGGCCCAGGCCCGGACCGCCTGA
- a CDS encoding antitoxin: MLVGLIDDLKGKAQGLIRGNEQAIKNGISKAGDFVDTKTGGKYAGHVDKVQDGASKLIDKNGTPGQAPAAGQVPPAAPGNPVPPVDRAP, translated from the coding sequence GTGCTCGTGGGTTTGATTGACGATCTAAAGGGCAAGGCTCAGGGTCTCATCCGCGGCAACGAGCAGGCCATCAAGAACGGCATCAGCAAGGCCGGCGATTTCGTCGACACGAAGACCGGCGGCAAGTACGCAGGCCACGTCGACAAGGTCCAGGATGGCGCTTCCAAGCTCATTGACAAGAACGGAACCCCGGGTCAGGCACCTGCCGCCGGGCAGGTTCCGCCGGCAGCTCCTGGAAATCCGGTTCCGCCGGTTGACAGGGCTCCGTAA
- a CDS encoding benzoate/H(+) symporter BenE family transporter, translating into MAKSPAPSKATKTGQARIDSRPIVAGIVTALVGFTSSFAVVLAGLKAVGADPAQAASGLLALTLAVGLGVLVLAWRSRVPVTLAWSTPGAALLAASGTPDGGWPAAVGAFIAAGVLLSLTGLVPSLGRLMARIPSSLAQAMLAGVLLQLCLAPFKALGTVPVFVAPVILCWLAMMKYAPRWAVPAALLAALGVIGISLASAGTSVDPDALMPALAWTAPVFSLQALAGIAVPLFVVTMASQNVPGVAVLRSFGYETPWRPAMLVTGAGTVAAAPFGGHAINLAALSAALAAGAEAGSGRSRRWVAGFTSGLAYLVLAAFSAALVSVVSRAPAGMLEAVAGLALLGTLASAISAALADPEDRIAPAVTFLMAASGLAFAGIGSAFWALVAGLTVRWALKPRRSPASRKNSR; encoded by the coding sequence ATGGCCAAGTCCCCCGCACCTTCCAAGGCAACGAAGACCGGCCAGGCCCGGATCGACTCCCGGCCCATCGTTGCCGGGATCGTCACCGCACTGGTGGGCTTCACTTCATCCTTCGCCGTGGTCCTGGCCGGCCTCAAAGCGGTGGGTGCTGATCCCGCCCAGGCCGCGTCCGGCCTGCTGGCCCTGACCCTCGCGGTCGGCCTTGGCGTCCTGGTTCTCGCCTGGCGCTCCAGGGTGCCGGTCACACTGGCCTGGTCCACGCCGGGCGCGGCGCTGCTTGCTGCATCGGGAACGCCCGACGGCGGGTGGCCGGCCGCCGTCGGGGCCTTCATCGCGGCGGGTGTGCTGCTGTCCCTCACCGGTCTGGTGCCATCGCTCGGCAGGCTGATGGCGCGCATCCCGTCCTCCCTGGCGCAGGCCATGCTGGCCGGGGTCCTGCTGCAACTCTGCCTGGCGCCTTTCAAAGCCTTGGGCACGGTCCCTGTGTTCGTGGCGCCGGTGATCCTTTGCTGGCTGGCGATGATGAAGTATGCCCCACGCTGGGCGGTGCCCGCAGCGTTGCTTGCGGCCCTGGGCGTGATCGGAATTTCCCTGGCGTCGGCCGGGACATCAGTGGACCCGGATGCCCTCATGCCCGCCCTCGCGTGGACTGCGCCCGTGTTCAGCCTGCAGGCCCTGGCGGGGATCGCTGTCCCGTTGTTCGTGGTGACCATGGCGTCGCAAAACGTTCCCGGAGTCGCCGTCCTGCGGTCATTCGGGTATGAGACCCCGTGGCGGCCGGCGATGCTGGTTACGGGAGCGGGGACTGTTGCGGCAGCGCCGTTCGGCGGCCACGCCATCAATCTGGCAGCCCTCAGCGCGGCGCTTGCCGCGGGCGCGGAAGCGGGCAGCGGCCGGAGCAGACGGTGGGTCGCCGGCTTCACATCCGGGCTGGCCTACCTGGTGCTGGCTGCTTTTTCCGCTGCCCTGGTGTCGGTGGTGAGCCGGGCGCCGGCGGGGATGCTCGAAGCCGTGGCCGGGTTGGCCCTGCTTGGAACCCTCGCTTCGGCAATTTCGGCTGCCCTGGCGGACCCGGAAGACCGCATAGCCCCGGCAGTCACGTTCCTGATGGCAGCCTCGGGACTGGCCTTTGCCGGCATAGGATCCGCGTTCTGGGCGCTGGTTGCCGGGCTCACGGTCCGGTGGGCACTGAAGCCGCGGCGCAGCCCGGCGTCCCGGAAGAACTCCCGCTAG